The region TGGATATTGTGCAACGGCTCGGCCGTCATCCTAACAAAGCTGAGCTTGGCATGTTCGGTGTTATGTGGTCAGAACATTGTTGTTATAAAAATTCCCGCCCCTTATTGAGTAGTTTTCCCACCGAAGGAGAACAAATTTTAGTAGGCCCTGGGGAAAATGCCGGAGTAGTGGATCTGGGAGATGGCCTGCAACTAGCTTTTAAAATCGAATCCCATAACCATCCCTCTGCAGTGGAACCATTCCAGGGGGCAGCCACCGGGGTGGGGGGGATTCTACGGGACATTTTCACCATGGGAGCCCGGCCGATCGCCATTTTAAACTCCCTTCGTTTTGGCAATTTGGACGATGCTAGGAATCGGCGCATTTTCACCGGGGTAGTGGACGGCATTAGCCATTACGGCAATTGTGTTGGCGTACCCACCGTGGGCGGAGAAATTTATTTTGATCCAGCCTATTCCGGCAATCCTTTAGTCAACGCCATGGCGTTGGGCTTGATGGAAACGGAAGAAATTGTCAAAGCTGGGGCTTCCGGGGTAGGCAATCCAGTTTTATATGTCGGTTCCACCACGGGGCGGGATGGCATGGGGGGAGCCAGTTTTGCCAGTGCTGAGTTGACGGATCAGTCCATGGACGATCGTCCAGCGGTGCAGGTGGGGGATCCATTTTTAGAAAAATCCTTGATTGAAGCCTGTTTGGAAGCCTTTAAAAGTGGGGCAGTGGTGGCGGCCCAGGACATGGGGGCAGCCGGTATCACCTGTTCTACGGCGGAAATGGCGGCCAAGGGAGGCGTAGGCATTGAGCTGGATTTAGACAAAATTCCGGTGCGGGAAACGGGCATGGTGCCCTACGAATATCTCCTATCTGAATCCCAGGAACGGATGTTATTTGTGGCGCAACCGGGGCGGGAACAGGAATTAATCGACATTTTTCACCGTTGGGGTTTGCAGGCAGTGGTGGCAGGGCAAGTAATTGCTGACCCCATTGTGCGGATCTTTTTCCAAGGGGAAATTGCGGCGGAAATTCCGGCCACAGCCCTGGCGGACAATACTCCTATCTACCATCATCAGTTGTTAGACCAAGCCCCGGACTATGCCCAACGAGCTTGGCAGTGGCAGGAAAATACTTTACCCAAGGCGGCGATCGCCGGGATTGGCATTGCAGGGCAAAAGCAAAGCTGGAATGAAGTGTTGTTAACCCTGTTGGATAGTCCCACCATTGCTTCCAAGTATTGGGTGTACCGTCAGTACGACCATCAAGTGCAAAACAACACGGTGATAGTGCCCGGTGGGGCCGATGCGGCAGTGGTGCGGGTTCGTCCCCTGGATGCCAAGCCCGAGGAATGTGTGATTGGGGTGGCGGCCACTACGGATTGTAATGCCCGTTACGTTTACCTCAACCCCCTCGAAGGAGCCAAGGCGGCAGTGGCAGAAGCGGCCCGTAATCTAAGTTGTGTGGGGGCAGAACCCCTGGCGGTAACGGACAATTTAAACTTTGGTAGTCCTGAAAATCCGGTGGGCTATTGGCAACTGGCCCTAGCCTGTGAGGGCATTGCAGAGGGCTGTCGGCAGTTGAACACGCCGGTAACCGGGGGCAATGTCAGCCTTTATAACGAAACATTGGATTCCAACGGTAAACCCCAACCCATTTATCCGACGCCGGTCATTGGCATGGTGGGACGGGTAGAAAATATCAATCAAGTTGTTGGCCAAGGTTGGCGCAATTCGGGGGATGGCATTTACTTGCTAGGTAGTAATGACGGCAATACCCTGGGGGGATCAGAATATTTGGCTGTTGTTCATCACACCGTTGCTGGTCAGCCACCCCACGTCGATTTTGATCTGGAAAAAGCAGTGCAACAGGCCTGTCGTCATGGCATTGCCCAGGGATGGGTAAACGCAGCCCACGATTGTGCGGAAGGAGGTTTATCGGTAGCCCTAGCAGAAATGGCGATCGCCAGTCAGTTGGGAGCAAAAATTAAGCTACCCGACGGGGATCATAGACTAGATACCTTGTTGTTTGGAGAATCCGCCAGTCGCATTGTGGTAGCGGTGGCACCGGCAAATCAGTCCGTCTGGGAAGCCTATCTAACTAGTCAGTCTTTCCTCTGGCAAAAATTGGGGGTAGTGAGTAGTGAACAGGGCAACTTGACCCTTTTAAATGGCCAAAATAACGCTCTGATTGATCTACCAGTTACCGCCCTCACCGAACCCTGGCAAACGGCGATCTCTAATCGATTAAGGCTTTAGAAGTCAATATTTTAGAAGGATTGGTGGTACAAAAGTTATTTGACTTAATTTATCCAGGCTCAAAGTATTTGAAAAACTCTCTTTATGTTTCTCAATGCTCTTTTGTTGAGAACCTAGTTTATTTTTTCTGTTCACCATGATAAATATATGAAATATTGTCAACTTTTCAAGAAAAAATCGAATTCGGTCATTTATGTCAATCACTATAAATAAACAATTGAGCTAATGGCTATTATAAATCCTTCTCATGTCAGTGAAATAGAGTTTGATCAGGATGATCTACATGTGTTTAACATTGAAGATGTGAAACAACGTGCTATTGCAATGAGGAGTCAGTTTTTTCCTCGATTAGAGCTATTGAGGAAAGAAAGCTTAGAGCTTGCAGCGAGCGTATATGGTATTGATCCTCTTGAAGGAATGGGAAGCATTTCTAGTCCTAACAATAGACAAGATGCTACAAAAAATAGAGGAGCAGAAAACGTTCGTGTTGGCATTTCGGGTAAAAGAAGAGATAAAAACGATTCACCATTGTCTATCAAAAATTCAAACGGCAAGCCAATTTATATTCATCCTTCTATGCTTGGCTTTGACATATATCCAGGAGAAGAGACATGTATAACTATAAATTTTTCACCCTTTTCTTTTTCGGTAGAGAAGGCCTTCGCCGAGAAAATATACGTAGAAATGCAATCTAATTTTGATTTGCTGAATAAAATTCTAACGAGTATTGAGGTTTGCTATAGCTTGCCCAACTATGACTATTCTAATGATTTTCATGATTTAATCAATACGAAAAAATTTAATTTATTAAACAAGAAAACCATTAAAAATACCCTTCTATTCGTAGATCCTTATTATTTCCTCGTCAATTTTAATGAAGGATTGGGGACACTCAAAATCGCCTTCGTTGGCTTGTATCCTCTATTACACTTATCCGTTTCAATTGCGGAAGGGAGAGAAACAAAATTTTCTACAATGCTTGAAAAGTTTTATGAATGGTATTCACAGGAAGAACAGAATGAGAACGAAAACTTAAGTGATTCTCTTAATGTAACTGAATCTAAAGAAATCTCTGATGATTTAGATAAAAACCATTGGATTTTGGCTGATAGAGAAGAAATTGAAGCTGAGTTAAATTTTGATCCACAAAATATTAAAGATGCTAGAAAACGAACAATGAAAGAGATTGTTCAACGTCAGGGTCAACCTAAATTTCGCTCCGAATTATTAGAGGCTTATGATAGAAGATGTGCTATTACAGGTTGTGATGCAGAGGCTGCATTAGAAGCCGCACACATAATTCCCTATTTGGGTGCTCAGACAAACTATGTTGCAAATGGTTTAATACTACGTGCAGATATTCATACTCTCTTCGATCTTCATTTAATTTCGATTAATCCAACAACTAAACAGGTTTTTGTTTCACAAGATCTTTTAGACACTTGTTATAAGGAAATCGATGGAATATTCATCAGACTTCCTGAAGATACTTCTGCTGTACCATCTTTTGAAGCTTTGGAACAACACTACAATAATTTCTTAAAGCTTTCTAGTTAAATTTATTGCATTCCAATTTCATTATCACCGATTTTTTTAAAAGCCTAGTCATTGATAGACGACGGAATTATTTTTTATAAAAATAGGATTCATATCTATGACTAACCTTGAAGTTACCCATATTTCCAACCATGGGATTTGGTTGCTGTCTGGGGATAATGAACTATTTCTGTCCTACGAGGATTTTCCTTGGTTTAAAGACGCCTCGGTAAAGCACATTCTTAACGTCACTGAGCCCACTGCCAATCATTTTTATTGGCCTGATCTGGACGTAGATTTGACCTTGGACATCATCAAACATCCCAAACTTTTTCCCCTAGTTTGTACTGACTCTTAATGAATTACCTAGGTAGTTCACAGACAACTTCACGGCGATCGCCCGTCGCTTGAGCTAGCAAAACCAGGGAGATCAGTTGGGCTCAGTCCTCCCTTTGGGGCCGAAAATGGTTGTAGCATGGGGAATAAGGGATCAGTCCGCTAGAAACACGCCCATGCTAGCCGTTAACGAAGACAACTTTGATAATCTCGTTCTTCAATGCCCAAAACCGATTTTGGTTTACTTTGGGGCTCCCTGGTGTGGACTGTGTCACTTTGTCAGACCCCTACTCAATCACATCCATGGGGAATGGGGAGAACAACTTATCTGTGTGGAGGTCAATGCCGACGTTAACCTACATTTGGCCAACGCCTACCGCCTGAAAAATCTCCCCACCCTAATCCTGTTCAACCGTGGTCAGATTATCCAACGCTTAGAAGATTTTCGTGCTAGGGAAGACCTCCACCGTATTCGAGAGCAGATTGCCATTTCCATTTTTCCCTCCTAAGGCTGGCCGGTGCTTGCCCTCGGTTAACGCTTGTCCAACAATGGAGAAGTTAATCATTGTGATCAATTGTGGGTAAAGCTGGGGCAGTTATGGCTAATCAAGCTAATCAAGATTTAATTCCTGTGGTGGTAAACGGTGCGGCAGGAAAAATGGGTCGGGAAGTGATTAAAGCCGTAGCCCAGGCCCCCGATCTCCAATTGGTAGGAGCGGTGGACCACAATTCAGCCCTCCAGGGCCAAGACATTGGTGAAATAGTGGGCATTGGGCCATTGGAAGTTCCTGTCCTAGCTGATCTCCAGAGTGTGTTGGTTTTGGCCACCCAAGAAAAAATCCAAGGGGTGATGGTGGATTTTACCCATCCCAGTGGCGTTTATGACAATGTTCGTTCGGCGATCGCCTATGGGGTAAGGCCCGTAGTCGGCACCACCGGATTGAGCGATCAACAAATCCAAGACCTGGGGGACTTTGCCGAAAAAGCCAGTACAGGCTGTTTGATTGCTCCCAACTTCGCCATCGGGGTGCTATTGATGCAACAGGCCGCCGTGCAAGCTTGTCAGTACTTTGACCATGTGGAAATTATTGAATTGCACCATAACCAGAAAGCTGATGCCCCCAGTGGCACTGCCATTAAAACGGCCCAAATGTTGGCGGAAATGGGCAAAACCTTTAACCCAGCGGCGGTGGAGGAAAAGGAAACCATTGCCGGAGCCAAAGGGGGACTAGGGCCAGGGCAAATTCCCATCCACAGCATTCGTTTACCAGGGCTAATTGCCCACCAAGAAGTCCTATTCGGTTCCCCTGGGCAACTCTACACCATCCGCCACGACACCACTGACCGGGCCTGTTATATGCCGGGGGTGCTTTTGGGCATTCGTAAAGTGGTAGAACTGAAGGGTTTAGTTTACGGTTTGGAAAAACTACTTTAGGGTTAATGGCGCACCACCATACCGAGACAATGAAAGCAAAAAGCCCCAGCGTTCTATGGTGTAAATTGAAAACCCAGTCAATTGAGCTAATTTAGAGGCAACGAGTCAAATTAATTAAACCTTGGCGGGGAAAACCCCCAACTTCAGCGGCAGCGGCGGGGGAAAAATCAACCAAATTATCCATCCATCATCTATCAACAGTCTTCAACCCATCAATAATTTGACCTTTAATTATGCGATTAGTTCTGCTCGGTGGCCCAGGGTCAGGGAAAAGTACCCAGTCCAATAACCTCAGCCAACAGCTTAATTTGCCGGTGATTTCCATGGGGGGCATTTTGCGTGATGCCATTACTAGCGCCACTCCCCTGGGCATCAAGGCCAAGTCCTATGTGGAAAAAGGGGACTTGTTACCAGATCCGATAATGATCGAATTCATTCAACAGAGGTTAGGGCAGGAAGATGGAGGTCAAGGCTGGATTGTGGAAGGTTATCCCCGCACTGCTTTCCAGGCAGAAGAATTGGACTTTTTACTCGAAGATTTAGGACAACCCTTAGATTGGGCTCTGCACCTAAAAATTGATGAAGCAACAATGGTGGAACGTTCCCTCAACCGTTCCTTGTTTGATGACCATCCCGAAGTTGTCACCAATCGCATTGGCAGGTTCCACGAGTACACCATTCCCCTGTTGGAATACTACGACGCGAAAAAAAAGTTACTGACAGTGAATGCACACCTTGAGGTTGATCAAGTAACAAAGCTGATTTTGTCCCAGTTTTAAGCTCAGTTTTGTCCGATTGGACAGCCTAAAATAGAAAATAATTATTGACACTATTCTCAATAGCGTTAGCTCAACTTAGCCCAAAATTCCATCGTGAGAATTGCTGTCATAAATGCCATTCCTGTGTCCGAGATTCCCCTCTAGTTTTGTGGAGGCATTGCCAATAAAACGTAGTTATTCCCCCCAAAAGTTGCCAGCTTAGTTAGCCGGTTGTTGTTAAGTCAGGCTCACTTTCCACGTTTTTTAACCCAATGACCTCATTGACCAATCTCTGGCCCCAGCTCTTAACCCACACCCAAGAACATATTCAACTAGTGGCGATCGCCATGACGGTGGCAATTTTGATCGGTATTCCGTTGGGGGTAGTGATTAGTCGAGTGCCCCGCTTAGCCCAGCCGATTTTGATTTTTGCTAATGCGGCCCAGACTATCCCTAGTTTGGCCATGTTTGGTTTTTTGATTACGGTGCCATTATTGGGTGGTATTGGCCCCACCCCGGCGATTGTGGCCTTGGTGCTCTATGCTCTGTTACCCTTGATTCGCAATACGTATACGGGGTTAAAATCCGTTGATCCCGAACTAAAAGAAGCGGCCTTCGCGTTGGGCATGACCCCTCGACAGGTCTTAATTTATATCGAATTACCCTTGGCATTAACGGTCATTTTGGCGGGATTGCGGGTTGCCACGGTGATTTGTGTGGGAGTTGCCACCATTGCGGCGGCGATCGGTGGGGGAGGGTTGGGAGTGTTTATTTTTCAAGGCATTTCCTTGGTCAATAACCAATTGATTTTAGCCGGGGCGATTCCGGCCGCATTGATTGCTTTGATCGCCGATTGGGGCATTGGTTTACTTGAAAAACAACTTTCCCGCCGTGGCCCCCGCTTGTCCCGTTGGCAACGCAATTTACGCTGGGGAACGGTCGGTTTAGGGGGATTTCTGGGATTATCATTTTTGATCCATGCTCTCTGGTTTGGCAATCCGGCGGATATTACCATTGGCGCGAAAAATTTTACTGAGCAATACGTATTGGGAGAACTGCTTGCCCAGCAAATTGAAAATAAAACTAATTTGACGGTCAATCGCAGTTTTAATTTGGGGGGCACCAATATTGCCCACGAAGCAGTCAAGTCCGGAGCGATCGCCGGTTATGTGGAATATACAGGCACCGCTTACACAGTCATTTTGAAACAAAAACCTATTTCTAATGCAGAACAAGTTTACGAGACAGTTAAAAGAGATTATGCCAAAAAATTTCAGTTAACCGTTTTTCCTTCTTTGGGATTTGAAAACACTTTCGCGCTAATTGTGCGTCCCACCGATGCCCAACGCTATGGTCTCAAAACTATTAGTG is a window of Synechocystis sp. PCC 7338 DNA encoding:
- the purL gene encoding phosphoribosylformylglycinamidine synthase subunit PurL — translated: MLLAMTAPFTPAEIAAEGIKPDEYLDIVQRLGRHPNKAELGMFGVMWSEHCCYKNSRPLLSSFPTEGEQILVGPGENAGVVDLGDGLQLAFKIESHNHPSAVEPFQGAATGVGGILRDIFTMGARPIAILNSLRFGNLDDARNRRIFTGVVDGISHYGNCVGVPTVGGEIYFDPAYSGNPLVNAMALGLMETEEIVKAGASGVGNPVLYVGSTTGRDGMGGASFASAELTDQSMDDRPAVQVGDPFLEKSLIEACLEAFKSGAVVAAQDMGAAGITCSTAEMAAKGGVGIELDLDKIPVRETGMVPYEYLLSESQERMLFVAQPGREQELIDIFHRWGLQAVVAGQVIADPIVRIFFQGEIAAEIPATALADNTPIYHHQLLDQAPDYAQRAWQWQENTLPKAAIAGIGIAGQKQSWNEVLLTLLDSPTIASKYWVYRQYDHQVQNNTVIVPGGADAAVVRVRPLDAKPEECVIGVAATTDCNARYVYLNPLEGAKAAVAEAARNLSCVGAEPLAVTDNLNFGSPENPVGYWQLALACEGIAEGCRQLNTPVTGGNVSLYNETLDSNGKPQPIYPTPVIGMVGRVENINQVVGQGWRNSGDGIYLLGSNDGNTLGGSEYLAVVHHTVAGQPPHVDFDLEKAVQQACRHGIAQGWVNAAHDCAEGGLSVALAEMAIASQLGAKIKLPDGDHRLDTLLFGESASRIVVAVAPANQSVWEAYLTSQSFLWQKLGVVSSEQGNLTLLNGQNNALIDLPVTALTEPWQTAISNRLRL
- a CDS encoding HNH endonuclease, producing the protein MAIINPSHVSEIEFDQDDLHVFNIEDVKQRAIAMRSQFFPRLELLRKESLELAASVYGIDPLEGMGSISSPNNRQDATKNRGAENVRVGISGKRRDKNDSPLSIKNSNGKPIYIHPSMLGFDIYPGEETCITINFSPFSFSVEKAFAEKIYVEMQSNFDLLNKILTSIEVCYSLPNYDYSNDFHDLINTKKFNLLNKKTIKNTLLFVDPYYFLVNFNEGLGTLKIAFVGLYPLLHLSVSIAEGRETKFSTMLEKFYEWYSQEEQNENENLSDSLNVTESKEISDDLDKNHWILADREEIEAELNFDPQNIKDARKRTMKEIVQRQGQPKFRSELLEAYDRRCAITGCDAEAALEAAHIIPYLGAQTNYVANGLILRADIHTLFDLHLISINPTTKQVFVSQDLLDTCYKEIDGIFIRLPEDTSAVPSFEALEQHYNNFLKLSS
- a CDS encoding DUF2442 domain-containing protein, translating into MTNLEVTHISNHGIWLLSGDNELFLSYEDFPWFKDASVKHILNVTEPTANHFYWPDLDVDLTLDIIKHPKLFPLVCTDS
- a CDS encoding co-chaperone YbbN, which translates into the protein MLAVNEDNFDNLVLQCPKPILVYFGAPWCGLCHFVRPLLNHIHGEWGEQLICVEVNADVNLHLANAYRLKNLPTLILFNRGQIIQRLEDFRAREDLHRIREQIAISIFPS
- the dapB gene encoding 4-hydroxy-tetrahydrodipicolinate reductase; the encoded protein is MANQANQDLIPVVVNGAAGKMGREVIKAVAQAPDLQLVGAVDHNSALQGQDIGEIVGIGPLEVPVLADLQSVLVLATQEKIQGVMVDFTHPSGVYDNVRSAIAYGVRPVVGTTGLSDQQIQDLGDFAEKASTGCLIAPNFAIGVLLMQQAAVQACQYFDHVEIIELHHNQKADAPSGTAIKTAQMLAEMGKTFNPAAVEEKETIAGAKGGLGPGQIPIHSIRLPGLIAHQEVLFGSPGQLYTIRHDTTDRACYMPGVLLGIRKVVELKGLVYGLEKLL
- a CDS encoding nucleoside monophosphate kinase, whose amino-acid sequence is MRLVLLGGPGSGKSTQSNNLSQQLNLPVISMGGILRDAITSATPLGIKAKSYVEKGDLLPDPIMIEFIQQRLGQEDGGQGWIVEGYPRTAFQAEELDFLLEDLGQPLDWALHLKIDEATMVERSLNRSLFDDHPEVVTNRIGRFHEYTIPLLEYYDAKKKLLTVNAHLEVDQVTKLILSQF
- a CDS encoding glycine betaine ABC transporter substrate-binding protein, whose product is MTSLTNLWPQLLTHTQEHIQLVAIAMTVAILIGIPLGVVISRVPRLAQPILIFANAAQTIPSLAMFGFLITVPLLGGIGPTPAIVALVLYALLPLIRNTYTGLKSVDPELKEAAFALGMTPRQVLIYIELPLALTVILAGLRVATVICVGVATIAAAIGGGGLGVFIFQGISLVNNQLILAGAIPAALIALIADWGIGLLEKQLSRRGPRLSRWQRNLRWGTVGLGGFLGLSFLIHALWFGNPADITIGAKNFTEQYVLGELLAQQIENKTNLTVNRSFNLGGTNIAHEAVKSGAIAGYVEYTGTAYTVILKQKPISNAEQVYETVKRDYAKKFQLTVFPSLGFENTFALIVRPTDAQRYGLKTISDLVPLENEWQAGFGYEFLNRPDGYPGLSRTYDLKFTKPPIAMDLGLIYTALTANQVDLVAGNSTDGQIFKNKLVVLADNKHYFPPYYAVPIFNDKILKTYPQIRPAINELAGVLTATEIQQLNLQMDEGNTDVTKLVQAFLQTKGLI